Proteins encoded in a region of the Anguilla anguilla isolate fAngAng1 chromosome 10, fAngAng1.pri, whole genome shotgun sequence genome:
- the LOC118206687 gene encoding alpha-1-antitrypsin-like isoform X2: protein MKMRALLHLCVVLAVLLSIVQCDHGHDHSHGHSHGHGHSHSHGKGHDHHTNGSLKIYQENLDFAFRLYKHISAQPDSQSKNVFFSPLSVSVALAALSLGARGKTHQQLFEGLGFNSTDITAEEVNQAFQHIHHDLNAKTDVDLSLGNALFIGQDFKPRPEFLESMKRYYQSEGFSTNFSNTEQAKEQINKYVDEKTKGKITQLVEEVDPRTVMYLINYIYFKGKWEIPFDPKETKEDQFHVDDNTTVPVQMMYKEDDFHVFHDEEISTHVLQLHYNESVSMMLVLPEKGLEGLEEVVCKNHLRKWIRSVKKRKYMVHVPKVSLKTSYQLKDILSGMGITDIFEDTADLSEISEDGKLVVSKVIHKATLDVDEAGATAAAATGIEIMLDSIIFTPVLKFNHPFMVFVLNRETRSILFMGKIVNPAEK, encoded by the exons ATGAAGATGAGGGCGCTCCTGCACTTGTGTGTTGTACTGGCTGTGCTTTTGTCCATCGTGCAATGTGACCATG GTCATGATCACAGTCATGGGCACAGTCATGGACATGGGCACTCACATTCCCATGGGAAAGGGCATGATCACCATACCAACGGAAGCCTGAAGATATACCAGGAGAACCTCGACTTTGCTTTCCGTCTGTACAAGCACATCTCCGCCCAGCCCGATTCTCAGTCCAAGAACGTCTTCTTCTCCCCACTGAGCGTGTCCGTGGCCCTGGCCGCTCTGTCCTTGGGGGCCAGAGGGAAGACGCACCAGCAGCTCTTTGAAGGTCTGGGCTTCAACAGCACAGACATCACTGCAGAGGAAGTGAACCAGGCCTTCCAACACATCCATCATGACCTCAATGCGAAAACAGATGTAGACCTCTCGCTAGGGAATGCACTCTTCATTGGACAAGACTTCAAGCCACGCCCTGAGTTCCTGGAGAGCATGAAACGCTATTACCAGTCAGAGGGTTTTAGCACCAACTTCAGCAATACGGAACAGGCCAAGGAGCAGATCAATAAGTATGTGGACGAAAAGACCAAGGGTAAAATAACACAGCTGGTTGAGGAAGTGGATCCCCGAACAGTAATGTATCTTATCAACTACATATATTTCAAAG GTAAATGGGAGATTCCTTTCGATCCCAAGGAAACCAAGGAAGACCAATTTCATGTTGATGACAATACAACCGTTCCTGTTCAGATGATGTACAAAGAGGACGATTTCCATGTTTTCCACGATGAAGAGATCTCCACTCATGTTCTCCAGCTGCATTATAATGAGTCTGTCTCAATGATGCTGGTCCTTCCAGAGAAAGGATTGGAGGGTCTGGAGGAAGTGGTCTGCAAAAACCATTTGAGGAAATGGATCAGATCTGTGAAGAAGAG GAAGTACATGGTGCATGTTCCAAAAGTGTCCCTGAAAACCTCATATCAGTTGAAAGACATCCTATCTGGAATGGGAATCACTGACATATTTGAGGATACTGCAGACCTCAGTGAAATATCAGAGGATGGGAAATTGGTTGTATCTAAG GTTATTCACAAGGCTACGCTGGACGTGGACGAGGCTGGAGCAACAGCGGCCGCGGCAACGGGAATCGAAATTATGCTAgattcaattattttcacccCTGTTTTGAAATTTAATCATCCTTTCATGGTTTTCGTGCTCAATCGTGAAACCAGAAGTATACTGTTCATGGGGAAAATTGTGAacccagcagaaaaataa
- the LOC118206690 gene encoding alpha-1-antitrypsin-like protein CM55-SI has protein sequence MKMRALLHLCVALAVLLSIVQCDHHGHDHNHEHSHSHGKGHDHHTNGSLKIYQENLDFAFHLYKHISAQPDSQSKNVFFSPLSVSVALAALSLGARGKTHQQLFEGLGFNSTDITEEEVNQAFQHIHHNLNEKSDVDLSLGNALFIGQDFKLRPEFLESMKRYYQSEGFSTDFSNTEQAKEQINKYVDEKTKGKITQLVEDLNPSTVMYLINYIYFKGKWEIPFDPKETKEDQFHVDDNTTVPVQMMYKEDDFHVFHDEEISTHVLQLHYNESVSMMLVLPEKGLHGLEEVVCKNHLRKWIRSVEKSKYKVFVPKLSLKTSYQLKDILSEMGITDIFGGTADLSGISEEGNLVVSKVIHKATLDMDEAGATAAAATGIEFVRTFLPPTTPVLKFDKPFMVFLRNRETRSVLFMGKIVNPAEK, from the exons ATCATGAGCACTCACATTCCCATGGGAAAGGGCATGATCACCATACCAACGGAAGCCTGAAGATATACCAGGAGAACCTCGACTTTGCTTTCCATCTGTACAAGCACATCTCCGCCCAGCCCGATTCTCAGTCCAAGAACGTCTTCTTCTCCCCACTGAGCGTGTCCGTGGCCCTGGCCGCTCTGTCCTTGGGGGCCAGAGGGAAGACGCACCAGCAGCTCTTTGAAGGTCTGGGCTTCAACAGCACAGACATCACTGAAGAGGAAGTGAACCAGGCCTTCCAACACATCCATCACAACCTCAATGAGAAATCAGATGTAGACCTCTCGCTAGGGAATGCACTCTTCATTGGACAAGACTTCAAGCTACGTCCTGAGTTCCTGGAGAGCATGAAACGTTATTACCAGTCAGAGGGTTTCAGCACCGACTTCAGCAATACGGAACAGGCCAAGGAGCAGATCAATAAGTATGTGGACGAAAAGACCAAGGGTAAAATAACACAGCTGGTTGAGGATCTGAATCCCTCAACAGTAATGTATCTCATCAACTACATATACTTCAAAG GTAAATGGGAGATTCCTTTCGATCCCAAGGAAACCAAGGAAGACCAATTTCATGTTGATGACAATACAACCGTTCCTGTTCAGATGATGTACAAAGAGGACGATTTCCATGTTTTCCATGATGAAGAGATCTCCACTCATGTTCTCCAGCTGCATTATAATGAGTCTGTCTCAATGATGCTGGTCCTTCCGGAGAAAGGATTGCACGGTCTGGAGGAAGTGGTCTGCAAAAACCATTTGAGGAAATGGATCAGATCTGTGGAGAAGAG CAAATACAAGGTGTTCGTTCCAAAACTTTCCCTGAAAACCTCGTATCAGTTGAAAGACATCCTGTCGGAAATGGGAATCACTGACATTTTTGGGGGGACCGCAGACCTCAGTGGAATATCAGAAGAAGGGAATTTGGTTGTATCTAAG GTTATTCACAAGGCTACCCTGGACATGGACGAGGCTGGAGCAACAGCGGCCGCGGCGACGGGAATAGAATTTGTGCGGACATTCTTGCCGCCCACCACCCCTGTCTTGAAGTTCGACAAACCTTTCATGGTTTTCTTGCGCAACCGCGAAACCCGAAGTGTACTGTTCATGGGAAAAATTGTGAacccagcagaaaaataa
- the LOC118206687 gene encoding alpha-1-antitrypsin-like isoform X1 yields the protein MKMRALLHLCVVLAVLLSIVQCDHGHDHSHGHGHGHGHGHGHDHSHGHSHGHGHSHSHGKGHDHHTNGSLKIYQENLDFAFRLYKHISAQPDSQSKNVFFSPLSVSVALAALSLGARGKTHQQLFEGLGFNSTDITAEEVNQAFQHIHHDLNAKTDVDLSLGNALFIGQDFKPRPEFLESMKRYYQSEGFSTNFSNTEQAKEQINKYVDEKTKGKITQLVEEVDPRTVMYLINYIYFKGKWEIPFDPKETKEDQFHVDDNTTVPVQMMYKEDDFHVFHDEEISTHVLQLHYNESVSMMLVLPEKGLEGLEEVVCKNHLRKWIRSVKKRKYMVHVPKVSLKTSYQLKDILSGMGITDIFEDTADLSEISEDGKLVVSKVIHKATLDVDEAGATAAAATGIEIMLDSIIFTPVLKFNHPFMVFVLNRETRSILFMGKIVNPAEK from the exons ATGAAGATGAGGGCGCTCCTGCACTTGTGTGTTGTACTGGCTGTGCTTTTGTCCATCGTGCAATGTGACCATGGTCATGATCACAGTCATGGGCACGGTCATGGTCATGGTCATGGTCATGGTCATGATCACAGTCATGGGCACAGTCATGGACATGGGCACTCACATTCCCATGGGAAAGGGCATGATCACCATACCAACGGAAGCCTGAAGATATACCAGGAGAACCTCGACTTTGCTTTCCGTCTGTACAAGCACATCTCCGCCCAGCCCGATTCTCAGTCCAAGAACGTCTTCTTCTCCCCACTGAGCGTGTCCGTGGCCCTGGCCGCTCTGTCCTTGGGGGCCAGAGGGAAGACGCACCAGCAGCTCTTTGAAGGTCTGGGCTTCAACAGCACAGACATCACTGCAGAGGAAGTGAACCAGGCCTTCCAACACATCCATCATGACCTCAATGCGAAAACAGATGTAGACCTCTCGCTAGGGAATGCACTCTTCATTGGACAAGACTTCAAGCCACGCCCTGAGTTCCTGGAGAGCATGAAACGCTATTACCAGTCAGAGGGTTTTAGCACCAACTTCAGCAATACGGAACAGGCCAAGGAGCAGATCAATAAGTATGTGGACGAAAAGACCAAGGGTAAAATAACACAGCTGGTTGAGGAAGTGGATCCCCGAACAGTAATGTATCTTATCAACTACATATATTTCAAAG GTAAATGGGAGATTCCTTTCGATCCCAAGGAAACCAAGGAAGACCAATTTCATGTTGATGACAATACAACCGTTCCTGTTCAGATGATGTACAAAGAGGACGATTTCCATGTTTTCCACGATGAAGAGATCTCCACTCATGTTCTCCAGCTGCATTATAATGAGTCTGTCTCAATGATGCTGGTCCTTCCAGAGAAAGGATTGGAGGGTCTGGAGGAAGTGGTCTGCAAAAACCATTTGAGGAAATGGATCAGATCTGTGAAGAAGAG GAAGTACATGGTGCATGTTCCAAAAGTGTCCCTGAAAACCTCATATCAGTTGAAAGACATCCTATCTGGAATGGGAATCACTGACATATTTGAGGATACTGCAGACCTCAGTGAAATATCAGAGGATGGGAAATTGGTTGTATCTAAG GTTATTCACAAGGCTACGCTGGACGTGGACGAGGCTGGAGCAACAGCGGCCGCGGCAACGGGAATCGAAATTATGCTAgattcaattattttcacccCTGTTTTGAAATTTAATCATCCTTTCATGGTTTTCGTGCTCAATCGTGAAACCAGAAGTATACTGTTCATGGGGAAAATTGTGAacccagcagaaaaataa